The Denticeps clupeoides chromosome 10, fDenClu1.1, whole genome shotgun sequence DNA window ggtgcacacaacaaaatgtgtcctctacttttaacccatcacccttggtgagcagtggcacctcagtgtatcgggattcgaaccagctgattacggggccagttccttaacctctaggccacacATGGCCCCCAAACCTGGTGCATCACCTGGTTTCATTTCACTCTGTACTGTCTGACATGCATGTACTTCAACGTCTTTAGGAGCATCTACAGATGGAGTGAGTGGACTGCTGCTCTTCTCCGGGGTCTCACCTAAGTAGGCGTTCTTCTTCTGTAGGGTGGTGACAGGGCAGTCCTTGTGGGCCAGCAGAAGCTGCTTCAGATGGGCCACTTCATTTCGTAAGAGGGACACCTCATTCTGGAGAGGAACCACAttgtcattaaataataaaaaaaaaagcaacataaataatataaacCTGCAGCACAGCTAATATGAAGCAGTGCAGCTTGAGTTCGGCCCCGGAGATTTCTACCGCTGCAAACACGGGAGGTGGATGGACGCCTTAATGAGCTCATTAAACCGTAACGAGATACAGGCGCTCGAATGAGGTTCGCTAATTAAGTAGAGTTGGAAAATCCTCCGGGTGGATCGGCGAGAACGAACCTGACTGGCCGTGACCGTGAGAGAGACCCGGAGGGAAAGCGAGGAGGGTACACACCGAAAGCGAGACGTTCATGGTGGTCAGCTCCTCGGCCTTCTTCTCCAGCGAGTTCACCCACAGCTTGCGTTTCTGCCGACAGCGCGAGGCCGCGGCGCGATTCCGCTCCAGGAAGCGCTGCCTCCGCTCGTCCGGGTCGTCCTCTGTCGTCCGCCGCCGCCGACCCCCGGTGGGCTGGGCTGGTGAGACCTGGACATACGGGATGTTACTCAACCAGGAGAACCAGACGACGTGACTCTCTGGCTGCATGCGCGTTCGCAGTACCTGTGGCTGGGCGGGAGACGGGGCGTCTGGGTGCTGCACGAGCAGCTGGCTCTGCTCTATCCTCTGGGGCACCATGGGGCTGGAGCCCATGGCCACCCCACCACAGCTCTGAGCTGCGGCCGTCTGGTGGGACAGAGCTGCTTTCAGTCtctggaggacacacacacacacaatcatcacCAAATATGTTGGGACGCAAGAGTTCATGCTCGTCATAAGTCAATTTAACAGAGGaatgtggagcaaaaaaaagctattaaCTATACATCAGGTTTATAGGGTGATCACTATTTAGGGACATtcaaggaagcaccactagatagAGCTGCCTGATTGTGAATGAGTTTTCAGACACAAGGGTTATAGATAATTTTTTTGACCTGACTAATGCTGTGTGGTAATTTTATTACCGTTGCTTTGCAACAACTTggacttttaaaaataattattttctcttACATATCCAGTGTTAtaaaagggggcagtggtggcctagtggttaaggaagcggccccgtaatcagaaggttgccggttcgaatcctgatccgccaaggtgcaactgaggtgccactgagcaaagcaccgtccccacacactgctccccgggagcctgtcatggctgcccactgctcaccaaaggtgatggttaaaagcagaggacacatttcaccgtgtgctgttcatcacaatgacaatcacttcactttaaatttttttttttttttttttttttttagggttaagcGCTCAAATCTGCAGTGCGATCTTACCATCTTGGCTTCAGAGTGGGTGTAGCCAGAAGGGGAGGAGGAGCCGCTACTGCTTCCCCCTAGTGGAGGTCCAGGGATGCCAGGGATGTTGGGCACCATCAGGGGTCTTGCCagctacaaaaatatatatatatatatatataaaagcaacCTCACATCAATTTTACAGACCAAATGCACATCACGCCGTACTTTATCTGCTATAAAAGGGTGCACTGCTAAATGTCGAGTAGACAAACTTTTTCTTCTAACCACGATGGCTCCTAATATCTGACCTTTACCACCTGCTTTCAAGAGACTCAGTCCAGTCGGTTGCTCAGGATGCTGACCGGCGATATACTCACAGATATTACAGACTGTATGGGCACCGGACCGGGCAGCACTGGCACAGCCTGTCCATTTGGAAGCATCATCATCGGATAGGTGGGAGAGCTAAAGATCAGGAACAAATGCACAAAGGGGGAGTACGGATGAGCAAAAGACCGACAGGGTGGTGAAATATACCGCCCCAGACGTGTGACCACTCTGTTACAAATGTAAAGAACTCCAGACATCTGGCTCAATACGCAGTACATACCCAAGCTGGCGGTTGGAGGGCGGGGCCTGTGTGATGACTGAGGTTGGGGAGGGCATGGTGGGGTGCAGCGTGTCATAGCCCAGGTGCAGGGGGAGCGAACCCGGCCTCACGATGGTGGGGGTCGGGGCTGAACTCACTGCTGGTTTAGGGGGAGATTCCTGTGGGGTCCAAACGCTCATTATTCTTCTGCGTTTACATTTCCATTCTCCAATGTACAGGTCCGGCCCTCTTCAGCAGTAAAGAGAGTTAAGTATgctgatcagggacacaatggcaggaTTTGTCAAAGTGGGGTCCACACTTACGACTGAGGGGTCAGCAGGTTGACCCCTGGGCAACTATTAGCCCAAGAGAAAGCCCTACTCAAGTAAGATTAGTTTTATCAGGGTAGAATCCAATTCATTTAGCTTTTATAAACAAATGCAACTAATATTGCATTTtaactaaattaataaataaaaaacgaaATTTTTGTAGAAATACACAAATTCAATTGCTCAACAAAAACAGCTGTGGGCTGAAAGGAGGCCACAATGTGCCTGATGCCACCAACGCAGATGCGTGGAACTCAGACCTGCTGTCTAAATTTACAGTGTAGGTAGAACACTTGATATGGGGCCAGTCCGCCCGCCCTCAACACAATGTCCAGGTTTTCAGCATTTCTACAATATGGCTTCTATCGCTGCATCCCATTCTGCACCGATTCATCCGATTCAAGGAGCATCACTACACTTCTGACTGGGGGTGTTctatcatttaaataatcaaaaaatTGTGCATTATTTAATCCAGAATGATTGAGGGACAACAAGAAAACTTCTTACTGAGCAGGGTGATTGTAGGGAGATTAGAAAATGTACGTTGCTGTGGATTTGTGTACATCTGAACCCAAATTCATGTGTTCACTGTGCAAATTTATGTAGATTGTCTTGTATACAAACTGTATGTTGTGTATTGATCTTTATGTGCTGCATTATCTGTTGCATGGTTCTTTTACATCATATATTGTACTGCACTGCGGCGAGACAGCGAGAGCTGGAAACTGGTAGGCAACGTGCTGGAGGAGGTATTATTACATAGTTTAGTAGTTCAGCATAGCTCTCCATTGGATGAATATGAACATACCACAGTCCACAATTTATTTGTCCAATGATATTATTTTTGTTGCTTTACGTGAcgcaactaaaaaaaaataaatttgtgctcattttcacacccAATCACCAAGAAACTGCAATGCCatggcggtcggtggagataatgttttaggggaggggtgggaaattctctgggtggaaaaagcatgagaaacgagaGGTaaccaaattccagatccgctctctgaacggcaaagaaGAATGACCAaggcactctttacacctatcgccatttcaagccactacaggaccacagacaggcaggGGGAAC harbors:
- the atf7a gene encoding cyclic AMP-dependent transcription factor ATF-7a isoform X4, whose translation is MTLKFGPARTDSVIIADQTPTPTRFLKNCEEVGLFNELASSFEQEFRKAQEDDNKRAKNAVSYVGLGGGLSLPESRAGAGQGAVDMSLQTPSDVKVKEEEPVEVDSSPPESPDSISSMSDSGREPLRRGKESPPKPAVSSAPTPTIVRPGSLPLHLGYDTLHPTMPSPTSVITQAPPSNRQLGSPTYPMMMLPNGQAVPVLPGPVPIQSVISLARPLMVPNIPGIPGPPLGGSSSGSSSPSGYTHSEAKMRLKAALSHQTAAAQSCGGVAMGSSPMVPQRIEQSQLLVQHPDAPSPAQPQVSPAQPTGGRRRRTTEDDPDERRQRFLERNRAAASRCRQKRKLWVNSLEKKAEELTTMNVSLSNEVSLLRNEVAHLKQLLLAHKDCPVTTLQKKNAYLADESMKDVSEPTGSPAPVIQHSSLAPSLSSVGPNGLSARAAAEAVAMSVLAGMGSQPRAETSGGGASHVIMAAQSQPAAR
- the atf7a gene encoding cyclic AMP-dependent transcription factor ATF-7a isoform X1, encoding MFTSSAPLPQLHCKLFARMGDDRPFVCSAPGCGQRFTNEDHLAVHRHKHEMTLKFGPARTDSVIIADQTPTPTRFLKNCEEVGLFNELASSFEQEFRKAQEDDNKRAKNAVSYVGLGGGLSLPESRAGAGQGAVDMSLQTPSDVKVKEEEPVEVDSSPPESPDSISSMSDSGREPLRRGKESPPKPAVSSAPTPTIVRPGSLPLHLGYDTLHPTMPSPTSVITQAPPSNRQLGSPTYPMMMLPNGQAVPVLPGPVPIQSVISLARPLMVPNIPGIPGPPLGGSSSGSSSPSGYTHSEAKMRLKAALSHQTAAAQSCGGVAMGSSPMVPQRIEQSQLLVQHPDAPSPAQPQVSPAQPTGGRRRRTTEDDPDERRQRFLERNRAAASRCRQKRKLWVNSLEKKAEELTTMNVSLSNEVSLLRNEVAHLKQLLLAHKDCPVTTLQKKNAYLADESMKDVSEPTGSPAPVIQHSSLAPSLSSVGPNGLSARAAAEAVAMSVLAGMGSQPRAETSGGGASHVIMAAQSQPAAR
- the atf7a gene encoding cyclic AMP-dependent transcription factor ATF-7a isoform X3 → MGDDRPFVCSAPGCGQRFTNEDHLAVHRHKHEMTLKFGPARTDSVIIADQTPTPTRFLKNCEEVGLFNELASSFEQEFRKAQEDDNKRAKNAVSYVGLGGGLSLPESRAGAGQGAVDMSLQTPSDVKVKEEEPVEVDSSPPESPDSISSMSDSGREPLRRGKESPPKPAVSSAPTPTIVRPGSLPLHLGYDTLHPTMPSPTSVITQAPPSNRQLGSPTYPMMMLPNGQAVPVLPGPVPIQSVISLARPLMVPNIPGIPGPPLGGSSSGSSSPSGYTHSEAKMRLKAALSHQTAAAQSCGGVAMGSSPMVPQRIEQSQLLVQHPDAPSPAQPQVSPAQPTGGRRRRTTEDDPDERRQRFLERNRAAASRCRQKRKLWVNSLEKKAEELTTMNVSLSNEVSLLRNEVAHLKQLLLAHKDCPVTTLQKKNAYLADESMKDVSEPTGSPAPVIQHSSLAPSLSSVGPNGLSARAAAEAVAMSVLAGMGSQPRAETSGGGASHVIMAAQSQPAAR
- the atf7a gene encoding cyclic AMP-dependent transcription factor ATF-7a isoform X2: MFTSSAPLPQLHCKLFARMGDDRPFVCSAPGCGQRFTNEDHLAVHRHKHEMTLKFGPARTDSVIIADQTPTPTRFLKNCEEVGLFNELASSFEQEFRKAQEDDNKRAKNAVSYVGLGGGLSLPESRAGAGQGAVDMSLQTPSDVKVKEEEPVEVDSSPPESPDSISSMSDSGREPLRRGKESPPKPAVSSAPTPTIVRPGSLPLHLGYDTLHPTMPSPTSVITQAPPSNRQLGSPTYPMMMLPNGQAVPVLPGPVPIQSVISLARPLMVPNIPGIPGPPLGGSSSGSSSPSGYTHSEAKMRLKAALSHQTAAAQSCGGVAMGSSPMVPQRIEQSQLLVQHPDAPSPAQPQVSPAQPTGGRRRRTTEDDPDERRQRFLERNRAAASRCRQKRKLWVNSLEKKAEELTTMNVSLSNEVSLLRNEVAHLKQLLLAHKDCPVTTLQKKNAYLDESMKDVSEPTGSPAPVIQHSSLAPSLSSVGPNGLSARAAAEAVAMSVLAGMGSQPRAETSGGGASHVIMAAQSQPAAR